In Streptomyces sp. NBC_00569, a single genomic region encodes these proteins:
- a CDS encoding PAC2 family protein, with product MIELEGVPELVDPVMVAAFEGWNDAGDAASAAVAHLDKEWKGEVFAALDAEDYYDFQVNRPTVWLDGGVRKITWPTTRLSVVRVGGDKPRDLVLVRGIEPSMRWRSFCNELLGFAHELGVELVVILGALLGDTPHTRPVPVSGVTSDADLARTMDLEETKYEGPTGIVGILQEACTHAGVPAVSLWAAVPHYVSQPPNPKATLALLNRLEDLIDLRIPLGELAEDSRAWQLGVDQLAAEDSEVAEYVQSLEEARDTAELPEASGEAIAREFERYLRRRDGGGPPGGPAGHATDGGDTASYLRDTPSERTRPPRPQRPDAGTETPGGTGDTDTSSDSGDDSSEDSPE from the coding sequence GTGATCGAGCTCGAGGGGGTTCCCGAGCTGGTCGACCCGGTCATGGTGGCCGCGTTCGAAGGCTGGAACGATGCCGGTGACGCCGCATCCGCCGCGGTCGCGCATCTCGACAAGGAGTGGAAGGGCGAGGTGTTCGCGGCGCTCGACGCCGAGGACTACTACGACTTCCAGGTCAACCGGCCGACGGTGTGGCTCGACGGCGGCGTGCGCAAGATCACCTGGCCGACGACCCGGCTCTCCGTGGTCAGGGTCGGCGGCGACAAGCCGCGCGACCTGGTCCTGGTCCGGGGCATCGAGCCGTCGATGCGGTGGCGTTCGTTCTGCAACGAACTGCTCGGCTTCGCGCACGAGCTGGGCGTCGAGCTGGTCGTCATCCTGGGCGCGCTGCTCGGCGACACCCCGCACACGCGGCCCGTGCCGGTCAGCGGCGTCACGTCCGACGCGGACCTGGCGCGCACCATGGACCTGGAGGAGACCAAGTACGAGGGTCCGACGGGCATCGTCGGCATCCTCCAGGAGGCCTGCACACACGCGGGCGTCCCCGCGGTCTCCCTGTGGGCGGCGGTGCCGCACTACGTGTCGCAGCCGCCGAACCCGAAGGCGACGCTGGCGCTGCTCAACCGCCTGGAGGACCTCATCGACCTGCGCATCCCGCTGGGCGAGCTGGCCGAGGACTCCCGGGCGTGGCAGCTGGGCGTGGACCAGCTGGCGGCGGAGGACAGCGAGGTCGCCGAGTACGTGCAGTCGCTGGAGGAGGCGCGGGACACCGCGGAGCTTCCCGAGGCGTCCGGCGAGGCGATCGCCCGCGAGTTCGAGCGCTATCTGCGGCGCAGGGACGGCGGCGGCCCTCCGGGCGGACCGGCCGGCCACGCGACGGACGGCGGCGACACGGCGTCGTACCTGCGGGACACCCCGAGCGAGCGCACCCGGCCGCCGCGGCCCCAGCGCCCCGATGCGGGCACGGAGACCCCCGGCGGGACGGGTGACACGGACACGTCCTCGGACTCCGGGGACGATTCCTCCGAGGACTCGCCGGAGTAG
- a CDS encoding FadR/GntR family transcriptional regulator encodes MAVTDEAIEKIKGMIVSGALRPGDRLPKESELAADLGLSRNSLREAVRALSLIRILDVRQGDGTYVTSLDPQLLLEALSFVVDFHRDDTVLEFLAVRRILEPAATAMAATRIDEARLDALAAQLDALGAAPSVEELVASDLEFHRGIVQSSGNSVLCSLLDGLSGPTTRARVWRGLTQEDAVSRTLHEHRAILAALRDGDAEAARSWATVHIASVEQWLRSTL; translated from the coding sequence ATGGCTGTCACCGACGAGGCCATCGAGAAGATCAAGGGCATGATCGTCTCCGGCGCCCTGCGCCCGGGCGACCGGCTCCCCAAGGAGAGTGAACTCGCCGCCGACCTCGGCCTGTCCCGCAACTCCCTGCGCGAGGCCGTCCGCGCCCTGTCCCTCATCCGCATCCTCGACGTGCGGCAGGGCGACGGGACGTACGTCACCAGTCTCGACCCCCAACTCCTCCTCGAGGCCCTGAGTTTCGTCGTCGACTTCCACCGCGACGACACCGTCCTCGAATTTCTCGCGGTGCGTCGCATCCTGGAGCCGGCCGCGACCGCGATGGCCGCCACCCGGATCGACGAGGCACGGCTCGACGCGCTCGCGGCCCAGCTGGACGCGCTCGGCGCCGCGCCCTCGGTGGAGGAACTCGTCGCCTCCGACCTGGAGTTCCACCGCGGCATCGTGCAGAGCTCGGGCAACTCGGTCCTGTGCTCGCTCCTCGACGGCCTGTCCGGCCCGACGACCCGGGCCCGCGTCTGGCGCGGCCTGACGCAGGAGGACGCGGTCAGCCGGACCCTGCACGAGCACCGGGCGATCCTGGCGGCGTTGCGCGACGGTGACGCGGAGGCGGCGCGGTCCTGGGCGACGGTGCACATCGCGAGCGTGGAGCAGTGGCTGCGCTCCACACTCTGA
- a CDS encoding MFS transporter, whose protein sequence is MSPRARWLGVLSLLVIVLISYVDRVNVSVLITDEAFTDHFGITGDRVAQGALSTVFLLGYGVAAFFLTPFYETTLGVRRGLFVSVALWSVMTLLSPYALGALTLTVLRALLGAAEGPLFSLKTMYVREHFSPHEAGRPNAVSSMGVSLGTAAGLPLITYLVYRFDWHTSFLALAALNAVIGLPLIALFVRGRGVARARRPGFGATLKGALRMPRLAPILLIEIATLAYLWGSSAWLPSYLLQERHFSLAAMGAVSSLPFLMSLVSGFLGGLLLDRLPRRLLALPFVVGSAGTAVCVLLVAGADSDGAAATGLVLAGGFWGLQGPAIPTLVQHCAPARFVGSAYGVVNGVGNLVSAFMPTLMGVAIAASGGHGFGAGFALLAGAQAITLVCGAWLLARPVQAPSDASARSTTDRSDLEKSQAS, encoded by the coding sequence ATGAGTCCGAGGGCCCGCTGGTTGGGTGTCCTCAGCCTTCTGGTCATCGTCCTGATCAGCTACGTGGATCGCGTGAACGTCTCCGTCCTCATCACCGACGAGGCGTTCACCGACCACTTCGGCATCACCGGTGACCGGGTGGCGCAGGGCGCCCTGTCGACCGTCTTCCTCCTGGGGTACGGCGTCGCGGCGTTCTTCCTCACCCCGTTCTACGAGACGACGCTCGGGGTGCGGCGCGGCCTGTTCGTGAGCGTGGCCCTGTGGTCGGTGATGACCCTGCTGTCGCCGTACGCCCTGGGCGCGCTCACGCTCACCGTGCTGCGTGCCCTGCTGGGCGCGGCCGAGGGACCGCTGTTCTCGCTCAAGACGATGTACGTGCGCGAGCACTTCTCGCCGCACGAGGCGGGAAGGCCGAACGCGGTCAGCTCGATGGGGGTGTCCCTGGGCACGGCCGCGGGCCTCCCCCTGATCACGTATCTCGTCTACCGCTTCGACTGGCACACGTCGTTCCTCGCCCTGGCCGCGCTCAACGCGGTGATCGGCCTGCCGCTGATCGCCCTGTTCGTCCGCGGCCGGGGTGTGGCGAGGGCCCGCCGGCCCGGGTTCGGTGCCACCCTCAAGGGCGCCCTGCGCATGCCGCGCCTGGCGCCGATCCTGCTCATCGAGATCGCCACGCTCGCGTATCTGTGGGGTTCGAGCGCCTGGCTGCCGTCGTATCTGCTGCAGGAACGGCACTTCTCCCTGGCCGCCATGGGCGCCGTGTCGTCGCTGCCGTTCCTGATGTCGCTGGTGTCCGGGTTCCTCGGCGGTCTGCTGCTCGACCGGCTGCCGCGGCGGCTGCTCGCGCTGCCGTTCGTCGTCGGCTCGGCCGGTACGGCGGTCTGTGTCCTCCTCGTCGCCGGGGCGGACAGCGACGGGGCGGCGGCGACGGGACTGGTCCTCGCGGGCGGGTTCTGGGGCCTGCAGGGCCCGGCGATACCCACGCTGGTCCAGCACTGCGCGCCGGCCCGTTTCGTGGGCAGCGCGTACGGGGTGGTCAACGGGGTCGGCAACCTGGTCTCGGCATTCATGCCGACGCTGATGGGCGTGGCCATCGCGGCGAGCGGCGGGCACGGCTTCGGCGCCGGGTTCGCGCTGCTGGCCGGGGCACAAGCGATCACGCTGGTGTGCGGGGCCTGGCTGCTCGCGCGGCCGGTTCAGGCTCCGTCGGACGCGAGTGCGCGGTCCACGACGGACCGCTCCGACCTGGAGAAGAGCCAGGCGAGTTGA